In a single window of the Porites lutea chromosome 14, jaPorLute2.1, whole genome shotgun sequence genome:
- the LOC140924328 gene encoding CD151 antigen-like encodes MASGGMVLIKYLLFFFNFIFWLSGLALIVVGAVIKAKYGDFVEITTSSLTTGPVFLIIIGVIVAIVGFLGCCGAYKENYCMVTTFAILLVIIFILEIAAGALAYAFKDKLEGYVKEGLEKGVDKYATDKVIQKAMDKAQKEFACCGVDNYTDYFKAGNGTVFPESCCKKGVTGCPTTVSDAKKNPSKLNSKGCLSELEKYLKDHIVVVGGVGIGIAFIQLIGIIFACCLMRSIKKEYEVM; translated from the exons ATGGCATCTGGTGGAATGGTTCTTATCAAATATCTCTTAttcttctttaatttcattttctgG ctctcgGGCCTCGCTCTGATTGTGGTTGGTGCAGTCATCAAGGCAAAATATGGCGACTTTGTTGAAATAACTACTAGCAGTCTGACAACAGGACCAGTCTTTCTCATCATCATCGGCGTCATTGTGGCCATTGTTGGATTTTTAGGATGCTGTGGAGcatacaaagaaaattactgtATGGTTACCACG TTTGCTATATTACTGGTAATCATTTTCATCCTTGAGATTGCAGCAGGTGCCTTGGCCTATGCCTTCAAAGATAAA CTTGAGGGTTATGTGAAAGAGGGGCTTGAAAAAGGTGTTGACAAGTATGCTACCGATAAGGTTATCCAGAAGGCTATGGATAAAGCACAGAAAGAA TTTGCTTGCTGTGGGGTTGATAATTACACCGACTATTTCAAGGCTGGCAATGGTACAGTATTTCCAGAATCTTGCTGCAAAAAAGGTGTAACTGGTTGCCCAACAACTGTGAGTGACGCAAAGAAAAATCCAAGCAAGTTGAACTCAAAG GGTTGTCTGTCAGAACTTGAAAAGTACCTTAAAGATcacattgttgttgttggtggagTTGGTATCGGTATTGCTTTCATTCAG CTGATTGGCATCATATTTGCCTGCTGCCTCATGAGATCCATCAAGAAGGAATATGAAGTCATGTAA
- the LOC140924467 gene encoding uncharacterized protein has protein sequence MFHHRRDTPGYVPTTSSAQWSGYLRSTLAELAIKEPDDVEEEATSEQLTAEQLDQSDRERDASCSSGRYEQNRPGYVRSLVASRRDTPAYVYESNTRIKSKY, from the exons ATGTTTCATCACCGAAGAGACACGCCAGGCTATGTTCCCACGACTTCCTCAGCACAATGGTCAG GATATCTCAGGAGCACGCTAGCGGAACTTGCAATTAAAGAGCCTGATGACGTAGAAGAAGAGGCGACATCAGAACAACTGACGGCAGAGCAGCTCGACCAATCAGACCGTGAAAGAGATGCTTCTTGTTCCTCGGGCAGATACGAG CAAAATCGCCCTGGTTATGTAAGAAGTCTCGTCGCATCACGTAGGGACACACCAGCGTATGTATACGaatcgaacacaaggataaaaaGTAAGTATTAA
- the LOC140924246 gene encoding malignant fibrous histiocytoma-amplified sequence 1 homolog, which yields MENHFEFEVINIAPKKIPVTEENGIVTVDLTMYDPLTPNDFPAFSSVPGLQDLRMFSNYLKEIPDADEFCSMEQLKMLFMSCSPIKPDNGLLQLPSQFSRFWNLEELHLDGNHFEAFPMPICQLSSVRKLYMDNCTLEKIPQEIKNMSSLEVVDFSFNSLGASDSLPNEIFDLPNLKDLYMIDCQLNALPAEIGNLKSLEGLRIGKNNLSSLPDELYDLTNLRKLNAERNNISELSPRIGQLCSLTLLLMMENKLTTLPDEIKDLENCRHINLFDNKLTCLPRSIIDMPALESLIVEGNNNLRSPPLDVCSRGLNSIKGYFESLATIDTQAVHSQRLKVVLLGEAGAGKSSLAYALVESKELAYPDDQACSTVGVDFYTWRPVLEGVEFHIVDCAGQRRYQLTHPFFLSSEALHILVVDLFNYEPSENCFRKTVGDWLDLVTSLILKPRVMIVPTHLDRFEPNDSSSVTNKCTDILNRVEHYCKSQKALIDLEINEKKKNRLKNPVQGGTDPEWKKKNPPIISSVLHSSDNERACPAPDNESFIAMVPVSNKSDLTGVKALQDEIIRAANDRQLFPSVGRDLPEDWIKLQRALKKHREEKHVRCMSYEEFEAFAKGCTNLSSRGVSSAISYLDSIGELRYYSNIPSFYKVFTDLRWLAKLVKCLFRHDLEAKVEHNDNFLRYGVHVAYFNVLKEKLLKEAVLQEDLLRCLWDEINLEDLDDMFLQMIELLHHLGLACHMPLVDEKVSLLVPWFLTEYPDPVEAIPESLPEDQEEINLLFMMAYLPPGLFDRLRVHCCSLDCEYYNWKDHVLLFVDEHRVIIQKHKFPPGAESSSPAIYIKGRGPKSCLESLWEILLRLVQETDALLIEWQRLSVQRCSLCPPCAKKGKSKPCLFPCNWMSSASTKKKLGSHTKICKGNKFLKGDKFDVSLIYPPADVVKKLLDSPSPTEPVAEDVPDSLIADLSEDMPREWNKVGAYLGLKNDYIETLNDENRTISNKIIAMLNKWKHKKGKSATRSCLMSALQKADRKDLAEKVRMYKE from the exons atggaaaatcacTTTGAATTTGAAGTGATAAACATAGCACCCAAAAAGATACCTGTAACAGAGGAAAATGGAATTGTTACTGTGGATCTGACAATGTATGATCCTCTAACTCCAAATGACTTTCCTGCATTTTCAAGCGTCCCTGGACTGCAGGATCTAAGAATGTTTTCAAACTACCTCAAGGAGATTCCTGATGCTGATGAATTTTGTTCCATGGAACAGCTGAAGATGCTTTTTATGAGTTGTAGTCCCATTAAACCAGATAATGGGCTTTTGCAACTACCAAGTCAGTTCAGCAGGTTTTGGAATTTAGAAGAATTGCATCTGGATGGAAATCATTTTGAGGCATTCCCTATGCCCATATGCCAACTTAGTAGTGTAAGAAAACTTTACATGGATAACTGCACCTTAGAAAAGATTCCACAAGAAATTAAGAATATGTCAAGTCTCGAAGTTGTTGATTTTAGCTTCAATAGCCTTGGTGCATCTGATAGTCTACCTAACGAGATTTTTGATTTGCCAAACTTGAAGGACTTATATATGATAGACTGCCAGTTGAATGCATTGCCAGCCGAAATAGGAAATTTGAAAAGCTTAGAAGGTTTACGAATAGGAAAGAACAATTTGTCAAGCCTCCCAGATGAGTTGTATGATCTGACAAATTTACGAAAGCTTAATGCGGAAAGGAACAATATTTCCGAGTTATCACCTAGGATAGGACAGCTCTGCTCTCTAACACTGTTGTTGATGATGGAAAACAAACTGACCACTTTGCCAGACGAGATCAAAGATTTAGAAAATTGCAGACACATCAATCTGTTTGATAACAAACTCACTTGTCTTCCACGCTCGATAATTGATATGCCTGCACTGGAATCATTGATTGTTGAGGGAAACAACAACCTTCGTTCTCCACCACTTGATGTTTGCAGTCGTGGTCTGAACAGTATCAAAGGGTATTTTGAATCACTAGCAACCATAGACACTCAGGCAGTGCATTCTCAGCGTCTCAAAGTAGTCTTGTTAGGTGAGGCAGGTGCTGGCAAGTCAAGTCTTGCTTATGCTCTAGTGGAATCCAAAGAACTTGCTTACCCAGATGATCAAGCATGCAGTACAGTGGGTGTTGATTTTTATACTTGGCGACCAGTTCTTGAAGGAGTGGAGTTTCATATTGTGGATTGTGCCGGACAGCGACGATATCAATTGACTCATCCATTCTTCCTCTCTTCAG aggCTTTGCATATCTTAGTTGTGGACCTTTTCAACTACGAACCAAGTGAAAACTGTTTCCGCAAAACTGTTGGTGACTGGCTTGATCTGGTAACATCTCTCATATTGAAACCACGAGTCATGATTGTGCCTACTCATCTAGACAGATTTGAACCCAATGATTCTAGCAGTGTAACAAACAAGTGCACTGATATCCTGAATCGTGTTGAGCACTACTGCAAAAGTCAGAAAGCTTTGATTGATcttgaaattaatgaaaagaagaagaatcgGTTGAAAAATCCTGTCCAGGGAGGTACTGATCCAGAATGGAAGAAAAAGAACCCACCAATCATTTCTTCTGTTCTTCATTCTAGTGACAAT GAGAGAGCATGCCCAGCACCAGACAATGAAAGCTTTATTGCTATGGTTCCAGTCAGCAACAAGAGTGATCTCACAGGAGTCAAAGCCTTACAAGACGAGATCATCCGTGCAGCAAATGACCGCCAGCTCTTCCCCTCTGTTGGCAGAGATCTGCCAGAAGACTGGATCAAGCTTCAGAGGGCACTGAAGAAGCACAGAGAAGAGAAACATGTCCGATGCATGTCCTATGAAGAGTTTGAAGCTTTTGCCAAAGGATGTACTAATCTCTCTTCAAGAGGTGTCAGCTCTGCTATATCTTACCTAGACTCCATTGGGGAATTACGATATTACAGCAACATTCCATCCTTCTATAAGGTGTTTACTGATCTACGATGGCTTGCAAAGTTAGTCAAGTGCCTTTTTCGTCATGATTTGGAGGCAAAAGTAGAACACAATGACAACTTTCTGAGATATGGAGTCCATGTTGCATATTTTAATGTACTCAAGGAGAAGCTACTAAAAGAAGCTGTGTTGCAAGAGGATCTTTTAAG GTGTCTGTGGGACGAAATCAACCTTGAAGATCTTGATGACATGTTTCTTCAGATGATCGAGCTGCTCCATCATCTTGGTCTTGCCTGTCATATGCCCCTAGTTGACGAGAAAGTGAGTCTCTTGGTTCCTTGGTTTTTGACTGAGTATCCAGATCCTGTTGAAGCTATTCCAGAGAGCCTGCCTGAGGACCAG GAGGAGATAAACTTGCTTTTCATGATGGCCTACTTACCTCCAGGGTTGTTTGATCGATTGCGTGTGCACTGCTGCTCTCTTGATTGCGAATACTACAACTGGAAGGATCATGTCTTGCTGTTTGTGGATGAACATAGAGTTATCATTCAGAAGCATAAATTCCCTCCTGGTGCTGAGTCTAGTTCGCCAGCCATTTATATCAAAGGCAGAGGACCAAAGTCCTGCTTGGAATCACTGTGGGAAATACTCTTAAGGCTTGTTCAG GAGACAGATGCTCTGCTTATAGAATGGCAAAGACTAAGCGTGCAGCGTTGTTCATTATGTCCACCATGTGCAAAGAAAGGAAAGTCAAAGCCATGTCTTTTCCCTTGCAACTGGATGAGTTCAGCTTCAACAAAAAAGAAGTTGGGATCTCACACAAAGATATGCAAAGGGAACAAATTCCTCAAGGGAGACAAGTTTGATGTTAGTCTTATCTACCCTCCTGCTG ATGTCGTTAAAAAATTGCTGGATTCACCGTCACCCACAGAACCAG TTGCAGAAGATGTCCCAGATTCTCTTATCGCTGACCTGTCTGAGGACATGCCCAGAGAGTGGAACAAGGTGGGAGCTTACTTGGGCCTTAAAAATGACTATATTGAAACACTGAATGATGAAAACAGGACCATTTCTAACAAGATAATTGCTATGTTAAACAAATGGAAGCACAAGAAAGGAAAGAGTGCAACAAGGAGTTGCCTCATGAGTGCACTTCAAAAAGCAGATCGGAAGGACCTGGCGGAGAAGGTCAGGATGTACAAGGAATGA
- the LOC140924933 gene encoding dynein regulatory complex subunit 5-like: MEVAGRKIASPVFATKDNPAADPRLMRRIIAEDPDWSLATVPLLTELCVKHIVGNFEDNPILDELLPKHKSKVLDALSTEIAMKVTANLVSDEGYWKRCCKARWEVCDINQHGISWKRMYFERNLEGIIENFVPETTDPTLLNETLKLSAPYVRGLNIRQLLPPVKEALIKDDDASDAGSDAGQDGPNIDHFDFGLITPGLVHLEELHLTYGVRGCGMNFEWNLFQFTARDCLLLAKAVKACHTLKVFHLHRSGVDDEKVRVLISNLLDHPSLLTLDLSHNKISDSGARAVGKLLNGRCNLTTLNLCDNKIRSTGAAAIGHALGKNTTLTNINLRLNRLGDDGGQAICRALLKNNTLTHVHLGSNDLGEPTAAILSQVLASNKTLVDLNLSCNNIGADGGKSLQEGMGENSTIRAMDLRLTEVGQENEYCINQLLKRNREEQYKLGQTS, translated from the exons atgGAGGTTGCTGGAAGGAAGATTGCTTCTCCG GTGTTTGCAACTAAGGATAACCCAGCTGCCGATCCTCGACTTATGAGGAGGATCATCGCAGAGGATCCAGACTG GAGTCTTGCCACAGTTCCACTGCTAACAGAACTCTGTGTAAAGCACATTGTTGGAAACTTTGAAG ATAATCCAATTCTTGATGAACTCCTTCCAAAGCACAAGTCCAAAGTGCTTGATGCTCTTTCTACAGAAATTGCAATGAA AGTTACAGCTAATCTCGTATCAGATGAGGGTTACTGGAAAAGATGCTGTAAGGCAAGATGGGAAGTATGCGACATTAATCAACATGGGATTAGCTGGAAAAGAATGTACTTTGAGAGGAATCTGGAAG GTATTATTGAGAACTTTGTTCCAGAAACCACAGATCCAACTTTG TTAAATGAGACGCTCAAGCTGTCAGCCCCATACGTGAGAGGCCTGAACATCAGACAGCTTCTACCACCTGTTAAAGAAGCTTTAATCAAGGATGATGATGCCTCTGATGC TGGCAGTGATGCAGGTCAAGATGGTCCAAACATTGATCACTTTGACTTTGGTCTCATAACCCCAGGGCTAGTACATCTAGAAGAACTACACTTGACTTATGG GGTTCGTGGTTGTGGCATGAATTTTGAGTGGAATTTGTTTCAGTTTACAGCAAGAGATTGTCTTCTGCTTGCCAAG GCTGTGAAAGCTTGTCATACTTTAAAAGTTTTCCACCTTCATCGTAGTGGAGTAGATGACGAGAAAGTTCGTGTTCTTATCAGTAACCTGTTGGACCATCCTTCTCTTCTTACGTTAG ATCTTTCACACAATAAGATCAGCGACAGTGGAGCGAGAGCTGTAGGCAAGCTATTGAATGGACGATGTAACTTAACCACTCTAAACCTCTGTGATAATAAGATCCGATCAACCGGTGCAGCCGCCATAGGACACGCCCTCGGCAAAAACACAACACTTACAAATATTAACCTCAGGCTAAACAG ACTCGGAGATGATGGAGGTCAAGCGATTTGCCGTGCTCTTCTCAAGAACAACACCTTAACACACGTTCATCTCGGGAGTAATGACCTCGGTGAACCAACAGCAGCCATTCTTTCACAG GTTTTAGCCTCGAACAAAACGTTAGTGGATCTTAACTTATCTTGCAACAATATCGGAGCG GACGGTGGAAAATCACTACAAGAAGGAATGGGGGAGAACTCAACAATACGAGCCATGGATTTGAGATTAACAGAAGTTGGTCAAGAGAATGAATACTGCATAAACCAGTTGTTGAAAAGGAACAGGGAGGAGCAGTACAAGCTAGGACAAACAAGCTAG